The following proteins are encoded in a genomic region of Cryptomeria japonica chromosome 11, Sugi_1.0, whole genome shotgun sequence:
- the LOC131041840 gene encoding probable LRR receptor-like serine/threonine-protein kinase At4g36180, giving the protein MALAIVKFATSTVFLIVLFTNTYICLCRCPPQEYEALLSFNITLTFPAGYGYEWANGTDCCEWYGIECDEHKNHVVEIRWMPDRNGYGAEGGIMSDNLCKYPSLTGIVISDVGLIGNLPSCLGKLHFLEDIIIEYNGLGGVIPLSICMLTNLSYISLRGNQLSGSLPSCLNNLSSLRSLQISDNRLSGQIPFTWGNLPLLEFLDVSFNQLRATLPLSFAGLSSLTDLHARGNRFNESAPSWGLPSSIKLLSFSLNHELTISEIFFRNLTNLWRLSLSNSTLNISTSWIPNFQLSELELVSCKMDGQIPPWISTQFSLYSLTLADNGLVGEIPSWLWAMAASFDELNISQNHLHGSLFPNGPNSGIGILDVSSNALSGNIPSEWPALTKLIEGPPLQLMLNDNLFTGNIPPSLCNSSLWLQLHLENNMLDGMIPWCLIEDGSRIYDLNLGGNSLEGSMPQRLIFSSSIQYLVLKNNQLSGIFAPSFTNYTFLQLLDIGQNNSPDIFQSQLGIFHLFKCCIEDGYVLLSSLPYEGGNSRSSSLGGLGMASKGTELYYTYILSTLISIDLSNNQLNGDVPLDLGKLNGLRFLNLSMNSLNGIIPHSLGDMSQLGIGCPLPKNCSWPKFASPRPVSSPENKDDEESQQIPRRL; this is encoded by the exons ATGGCGTTGGCTATAGTTAAGTTCGCTACTAGTACTGTGTTTTTAATCGTCCTCTTTACCAATACATATATCTGTTTATGCAGGTGTCCTCCGCAGGAATACGAAGCTCTTCTATCCTTCAACATCACCTTAACTTTCCCCGCGGGCTATGGCTATGAATGGGCGAATGGAACAGACTGCTGCGAGTGGTATGGCATAGAATGCGACGAGCACAAGAACCATGTGGTGGAGATAAGGTGGATGCCAGATCGAAACGGCTATGGTGCAGAAGGAGGAATCATGTCTGACAACCTCTGCAAATATCCTTCTCTTACAGGAATAGTGATATCAGACGTGGGATTGATAGGTAATCTTCCTTCATGCTTGGGAAAACTCCATTTTCTTGAGGATATAATTATAGAGTACAATGGGTTGGGTGGGGTAATACCCCTTAGCATTTGTATGCTCACAAATCTCAGTTACATTAGTCTTAGAGGGAATCAACTGAGTGGAAGCTTGCCATCTTGTTtgaacaatctttcttctttgagATCTCTCCAAATTTCAGACAATCGATTGAGTGGCCAAATTCCATTTACATGGGGCAATCTCCCTTTGCTTGAGTTCTTGGATGTTTCCTTCAACCAATTGAGAGCGACTCTTCCGTTGTCATTTGCAGGGCTGTCCTCCCTTACTGACCTCCATGCCCGTGGAAATAGATTTAATGAGAGTGCCCCTTCTTGGGGCTTACCATCCTCTATtaaacttctctctttctcatTAAACCATGAGCTCACAATTTCAGAGATTTTTTTCCGTAACCTTACCAATTTATGGCGTTTATCTCTATCCAATAGCACACTAAATATTAGTACATCGTGGATTCCCAACTTCCAGCTCTCTGAGTTAGAACTTGTGTCATGTAAGATGGACGGTCAAATTCCACCATGGATTTCAACTCAGTTCTCGTTGTATTCCTTGACATTAGCTGACAACGGTCTTGTTGGAGAAATTCCCTCTTGGCTATGGGCCATGGCTGCTTCCTTTGATGAACTAAATATATCACAGAACCATTTGCATGGGTCCCTTTTCCCAAATGGTCCGAATTCTGGGATAGGAATCTTGGATGTGTCTAGCAATGCATTAAGTGGAAATATACCTTCCGAGTGGCCAGCTCTAACAAAACTAATTGAGGGGCCTCCTCTTCAATTGATGCTCAATGATAATTTGTTTACCGGTAACATTCCTCCAAGCTTGTGCAATTCGTCTCTATGGTTACAGTTACATCTTGAAAATAACATGTTGGATGGAATGATTCCTTGGTGTTTAATTGAGGATGGATCACGCATTTATGACTTAAATTTAGGAGGTAATAGTCTTGAGGGAAGCATGCCCCAACGGCTAATCTTCTCGTCTAGCATTCAGTACTTGGTACTTAAAAATAATCAGCTCAGCGGAATCTTCGCTCCCTCGTTTACCAATTATACATTTTTGCAACTACTTGATATTGGGCAAAACAATTCTCCGGACATCTTCCAAAGTCAATTGGGAATATTTCATCTCTTCAAGTGCTG CATAGAGGATGGCTATGTTTTGCTGAGTAGTCTGCCATATGAGGGTGGTAATAGCCGTAGCTCCTCTCTTGGTGGACTGGGTATGGCCTCCAAAGGTACAGAACTATACTACACATATATTCTTTCCACGCTCATTAGCATAGATCTCTCCAACAATCAATTGAATGGAGATGTTCCTCTTGACCTTGGAAAGTTGAACGGGTTGAGGTTTCTGAATCTATCCATGAACAGTCTTAATGGAATTATTCCACATAGTTTGGGGGATATGAGTCAACTTGGAATC GGATGCCCACTTCCAAAGAACTGCAGTTGGCCCAAATTTGCATCTCCTCGTCCTGTGAGCTCTCCTGAAAATAAAGATGATGAGGAGAGCCAGCAAATACCGCG GAGATTATGA